CACCGATGATGTTAATATGCAAATCATAGTTAGAAAGGTCTTTCTCAGTAATCTTCCGGACAACAGCCGCGGCATTAAATACTGAGTCCTTAGCCATACTGCCGGCTGTGTCGTTGAAACGAATGCGTCCTTTTCCATTTTCTGCAGCCGGGAAAGCGACAGCTTCAATTTCGATAACTGAGCCTAGATAACCTGCAACGCCAAGGCCGAATACTTTGCCGACTTCGGCTTCTGCAGCAGCCTTCCGGGTAACATAGGGTGACAGCCGGCTTACTTGTACGACCCGGTATACGTCGTCAGTCGAGATAGTAACATTGCCTTCAGCTTCACCTAATCGGTAAATGGCCAAGCCGTAAGCATCGGTTAAAATATTTATGGCTTTACGTCCTTCGATAGTATACTCACTGATGAGCTTCGGCACATCAGGGTCGAGGCCGACATTAAGCTTAGCCGCGGCATTGAAAACTATTGCCTCAATATGTTTAGGGGTCAGGGGTTCAAAGTATATTTCAGCGCAGCGGGACCGAATCGCCGGATTGATATCCTGGGCATCTCGGGTTGTGGCCCCGATGAGAATAAAGTCAGCCGGTGCGCCGTCTTCAAATAGTTTCTTGATATACTTGGGGACATTAGGATCACTCGGATCATAGTAAGCTGAGTCAAATTTGACGCGTTTATCTTCCAGCACCTTGAGCAGCTTGTTCTGCAACATGGCATCCATCTCGCCAATTTCGTCAATGAACAAGATACCGCCATGCGCATCGGTCGCCAAACCGGGCTTAGGTTCAGGAACCCCAGTATCAGCTAAATCACGGCGGGCGCCTTGATATATCGGATCGTGCACCGAACCTAACAGCGGGTTAGTCATATCACGTGGATCCCAACGCAGTGTCGTACCGTCTACTTCGATAAATGGCGCGTCTTGGGCAAATGGCGTAAACTTGAGTTTTTTTGCTGCTTCAAGCACAAGCCGCGCGGCAGTTGTTTTACCAACCCCAGGCGGTCCGTATAGAATCAAATGCTGAGGATAGGGCGACGCCAACTTGGCTCGAAGAGCTTCTACAGCCCG
This is a stretch of genomic DNA from Veillonellaceae bacterium. It encodes these proteins:
- the lonC gene encoding ATP-dependent protease, Lon family; this encodes MKFFDKFLPSKPPKAVKAVKAVEDDQLKRQVAALYGLYSGMISSEKLVLKAGKLDALQLMKSESLPERVLALQKLVFEDPTVDKRPTMEEIPAILADIEDEIADLMARRVVEDKIEKKINEKMEERHQEYIKEIKMQVLKEEHNVENPQTLKKYAMLEVLEGKSLTKSAMELVRPNTLEEIVGQERAVEALRAKLASPYPQHLILYGPPGVGKTTAARLVLEAAKKLKFTPFAQDAPFIEVDGTTLRWDPRDMTNPLLGSVHDPIYQGARRDLADTGVPEPKPGLATDAHGGILFIDEIGEMDAMLQNKLLKVLEDKRVKFDSAYYDPSDPNVPKYIKKLFEDGAPADFILIGATTRDAQDINPAIRSRCAEIYFEPLTPKHIEAIVFNAAAKLNVGLDPDVPKLISEYTIEGRKAINILTDAYGLAIYRLGEAEGNVTISTDDVYRVVQVSRLSPYVTRKAAAEAEVGKVFGLGVAGYLGSVIEIEAVAFPAAENGKGRIRFNDTAGSMAKDSVFNAAAVVRKITEKDLSNYDLHINIIGGGRIDGPSAGTAIMTAIISAITGQPVRQDVAVTGEVSIQGKVKAVGGVFEKAYGAKQAGITTIIIPKENQKDIPAGHLGLDIRPVEDVEAALAVLLVNDNQATA